In Leopardus geoffroyi isolate Oge1 chromosome B4, O.geoffroyi_Oge1_pat1.0, whole genome shotgun sequence, the DNA window AAGTGGATTTAACTAAAGCAAAGAGACAAGATTTTGAACCCTCTGTGGAACAAGCAAGATACAGCAGCTGTCGGCAGAACGTGACTCTGGGACCCCCGAAACCACAGGAGGTGACCTCCCCTTGCAAACCAAGCCGCTCAGATGATCCCCACCTCGTGAAACAGGAAGACAAGGCCGGCAGCTCCCGGTATGAGGCCTCggttccctctctttctcttctcagtcTTCGTGACCTCCATTTTCACCTCCTGAGCTAGCAGACTGGTCTGTGTCCTCCCTCAGGAGTTTACTTCGTTAACTCAGCCCCGCCTTATTGCTCTTCTGATGCAGAAGCCTGGCCTCTGCCATGGAGAGCGATGCCACGTACCAGCGGAAGCTCCGGCAAAAACAGTTGCAGCAGCAGTTCCGGGAACAAATggagaaacagcaagtgcaacTGTCTGCTCCATCAGTGGAAAAGAAGAATCAGGGTGTGTGAGGAGGATGGGAGCGGAGGCCCTGGGGAGGTGTCCCGAGGGACTAGCCTGATCCTCTGCCAGTATGTACGGTTACGTCCAAACCAGAACTCAGTAGGACATCAGGTCAGGATAGAGTCTAAGCAATTAAGACTCTATGAAATCCTGCCATGCATTTCCCCATTTCTAAAGACGCCCTCATCTATcttcagggaaggaaaggggccTTGACATAATCTAGAACTAGAAATTTTAGggtatataactttttttttcccttttcagctACTTTGGCCATCTCCGTATTAGAAAGCTTTTCTGAGTCATCTGTGAACATGAGGCAAAATTGTTTCAAGAGAATTGTCTTTCCCAGAGAGTAGAAACAAAGGGCTTATCCCAGACCAACTGGATAGTTGCTTTAGGAGAAATGAACCTTGTTTTCTCCCCAATTtagtgagaaggaaagagaatcgtGATTTTAGCCTCATGCAGATCTGTATGTAGGTAGGAATGGGACCAGGAATCTTGGATCTCCTATTGGCTGTGCCAGGAACCAGCCTAACTCTAGGCAGCTTTGCACTTCTGAGGTGCTCCCTCCAACAACTGAGTGATTCTGATTTTGtcctctctcgctcgctctcctGTGAACTGTAGCAGCACCGCCAGCACTTCCTGTGAAGCACAGCACCCCCATAACTGTTTCTGAACCACACACGGAGAAAGACTTCCTCACAGGTCAGTAGGAGCTAAAGGAATGACTTAAGTATTAATATACgtactaattattattttttaatgtttttttttttgagagagacgagtatgagcgagggaggggcagagagagagagggagacatagaatctgaagcaggctccaggctctgagctgtcagcacagagcccaatgcggggcttgaacccacgaaccgtgagatcacgacctgagccgaagtctgatgcataccgactgagccacccaggcgccccaatataggTACTTATTAAATGAAACCTACGAAATGCACTTTTGGTAGTCACTAATACATTTTAAGAGAGACATAAAAATCCTCATTTTAATCTTATAGCCCCacaaagttttagaaaaagaagaggacaCGTAATGGACTGCAGGCAGTTCTGACAGCACATACTCAGCTCCTCTATGGTCCTAAGAGAAACTCTGGCATACTTTTagtggacagggagagagaaattccaaAAGCTGTCATAGTCCACTCACGACATGGAATTTCTTACGACGTTTTTCCCAGTGCTTTGTGAGAACACTTCTTTGTTGATGCTGCGTTTTCCCACCATCTCTGTCCTTGCAGACAGTCTTGGAATGTGGGATATGGATCCAGATGCAGGGGACAGTGATGTGAAGCCCTTGTCTAGGCCAGAACCACTCCAGACCCCTGCCACACCAGTCCTGAAACACCAGGTGGTGACCTGGAATAGGACCCCACAGGACCTCTGTCACCAGGATCCACAAGCAAAATCTGGACCCAGGCAACTCCAAACTCACAATAGTAACCAAGAGATAACAGGTAGCGAGAGTGTTCAGCAACAAAAATTGAAGGGAGAACTTGGGTTaattctttgcattttaattttttttttttttcagcgtttatttatttttgggacagagagagacagagcatgaacgggggaggggcagagagagagggagacacagaatcggaaacaggctccaggctctgagccatcagcccagagcccaacgcggggctcgaactcacagaccgtgagatcgtgacctggctgaagtcggacgcttaaccgactgcgccacccaggcgcccaattctttgcattttaaagaaagaatgatgAATTCCATTTTAAGAAGTTGTATAATATTTTGCCAGAGGAATATCagtgtaagaaaatgaaagataactGGCTTATACGCCAGAACTTTTCCTCTGGGGGCCCTGACTTCAGGTGTAACTCCTTATAACCCTTGATAGTAGTAGGAAGCTTAAGCATGACTGACTGAAGAACTTTATCTATTAAAGTAGGCCCATCATGTTTGGTATTGCAACTTGATCTAGAGATAACACAAAGATCTACCCTCCTAacaatttttattcatcttttagtttaatgtttatttttgagagagaccacgcGTGCAcaaatgaatgggggaggagcaaggggggggggggtggcggtgaggcagaggatttgaagcaggttctatactgacagcagtgagcgcgagctcacgaagcatgagatcatgacctgagccatagctggatgctcaactgagccacccagctgccccactgGCCTTTCAAATTTTAGCTgtcagtttcttattttaaaatcatggcagtcatatttaaatgattttttttcttccatagtgAACTGTGATTTCTATGACAAGAACCAAGacttgaagaaaaggaaactggatCCATCTTAACTGAGGCTCCGGTCACATCATTGGACTTTGTCACAAAAGGGACTTTCAAAAACTACTTTTTGGTCATGAAATTGTTCATCATTCCTAGGGAATGAGCTTTATTTCCAAGGATTTACCTTGCTTCATTCTGAACTTTACCTGAGGATTTGAGTGTTGGAGCCTACTGCAGACAGAGCAGAGCAGTCAGAAAGCCCTTTTAAAAAGCTTGTCACACACTGCAGTGGGGAGGCTCTACGATTGAACACCTTCTCTCTGGCTCTTGAGGCTCTTCTCTATTTATTCCTAAGCTCTTACATTAGTAAGTATAGGCATTTCAGGAGTCATCAGTGGCTACCTGCCTTCAAGCAATATAAGCCATACTATGAAGCACGGACTTTAACCACCACCTATATCACGTTATTGttaatgtctgtcttctttgAACTTTAGGTCTCCACATTTACTGCTGTCCACACCACACTGTGTATCCTAAGAACAAAGACTAGAGTGGGGTTTCGCTACTTTGCATCAATCCAGCCTGCCATCTTCATCTATGATAATCCCTCCTTTATAGGTTTATGAAGTCACTGTCCTGTGGTTTTTTTCCTTATCAAGGGAATGATCTAGGACcaaagaaaaggcattttaagaaagcaaaataaattctttttaacaaaaaatgtaagtaggtgtttatatttttgcatttcaCATGTGAAGGTGGCTTTGtatctcaaaaaatgtttttttcgtATAGTTTCAGATGTTTCATAATTCTTCCCCCCAAATAATGAGTTTGCAggtttactttttaagtaaaacaGTACCTTGGGCTGTGCCTTTTATCTGATCTTCACGCTGTGGCTTTTATAAATTTTTGCATCAAACACCCATCTGTGGGAAGCTATGAACCCGAGGCAAGGAATTCCTGAAGTACAGGAAGGCAGCCGTTTCTGTTCCTTCGGAATATGATGTAGCTTACCCCGATTTTCCTTTTACCTTACTACCTCGTTACATGGATTTGGTCATATGTTCATCTTTTGATTTTGACACCCTTACCACTTTCGTCAGAAAAAACCTTTTTCTGAAGCATAATCTTAGTTTAGTTCAGGACTGCTAAAGAGGTCCTGGAGTTAGGAATCTAGTTATATAAATTGTACACAACTCAAAAGTGAGCTAATGAGATCATGAAAAAGGAATTTGCTGGAAATGAAAGCCCACAGCTCAACAAAAGCAAGTTTGGTTTATTTGAATGGTTTCATTAAATAAGTCTACAAAGGTAACAAACTGAAGCACAAAGCGCAATCTTACAAGAAGCGCAACACCCAGAGTTAGTGCAAAATGTACAATTAACGGCTGCTGAGAAACCCCCAAGGTTTgaatttagtttgtttttctaaacAGTGTACATTGTTAAATAATGTaaggaaaacatttataattCAGAAAGATTTTTGTAATGTGGAAAAAGATACTCAAAGTGTACtattaacacaaaaataatttaaacagttCAGTAGCGCTAGTTCATTCCTCTAGGCTTCAGTTATTTCATCcacaggagggaagaaaaatcaacagtaaataaaaccaGTTCTTACTT includes these proteins:
- the RAD52 gene encoding DNA repair protein RAD52 homolog isoform X1; amino-acid sequence: MSVTEEAILGGRGSHPSAGGSSVLCFGQCQYTAEEYQAIQKALRQRLGPEYISSRMAGGGQRVCYIEGHRVINLANEMFGYNGWAHSITQQNVDFVDLNNGKFYVGVCAFVRVQLKDGSYHEDVGYGVSEGLKSKALSLEKARKEAVTDGLKRALRSFGNALGNCILDKDYLRSLNKLPRQLPLEVDLTKAKRQDFEPSVEQARYSSCRQNVTLGPPKPQEVTSPCKPSRSDDPHLVKQEDKAGSSRSLASAMESDATYQRKLRQKQLQQQFREQMEKQQVQLSAPSVEKKNQAAPPALPVKHSTPITVSEPHTEKDFLTDSLGMWDMDPDAGDSDVKPLSRPEPLQTPATPVLKHQVVTWNRTPQDLCHQDPQAKSGPRQLQTHNSNQEITVNCDFYDKNQDLKKRKLDPS
- the RAD52 gene encoding DNA repair protein RAD52 homolog isoform X3 — translated: MSVTEEAILGGRGSHPSAGGSSVLCFGQCQYTAEEYQAIQKALRQRLGPEYISSRMAGGGQRVCYIEGHRVINLANEMFGYNGWAHSITQQNVDFVDLNNGKFYVGVCAFVRVQLKDGSYHEDVGYGVSEGLKSKALSLEKARKEAVTDGLKRALRSFGNALGNCILDKDYLRSLNKLPRQLPLEVDLTKAKRQDFEPSVEQARYSSCRQNVTLGPPKPQEVTSPCKPSRSDDPHLVKQEDKAGSSRSLASAMESDATYQRKLRQKQLQQQFREQMEKQQVQLSAPSVEKKNQAPPALPVKHSTPITVSEPHTEKDFLTDSLGMWDMDPDAGDSDVKPLSRPEPLQTPATPVLKHQVVTWNRTPQDLCHQDPQAKSGPRQLQTHNSNQEITVNCDFYDKNQDLKKRKLDPS
- the RAD52 gene encoding DNA repair protein RAD52 homolog isoform X4, whose amino-acid sequence is MSVTEEAILGGRGSHPSAGGSSVLCFGQCQYTAEEYQAIQKALRQRLGPEYISSRMAGGGQRVCYIEGHRVINLANEMFGYNGWAHSITQQNVDFVDLNNGKFYVGVCAFVRVQLKDGSYHEDVGYGVSEGLKSKALSLEKARKEAVTDGLKRALSFGNALGNCILDKDYLRSLNKLPRQLPLEVDLTKAKRQDFEPSVEQARYSSCRQNVTLGPPKPQEVTSPCKPSRSDDPHLVKQEDKAGSSRSLASAMESDATYQRKLRQKQLQQQFREQMEKQQVQLSAPSVEKKNQAPPALPVKHSTPITVSEPHTEKDFLTDSLGMWDMDPDAGDSDVKPLSRPEPLQTPATPVLKHQVVTWNRTPQDLCHQDPQAKSGPRQLQTHNSNQEITVNCDFYDKNQDLKKRKLDPS
- the RAD52 gene encoding DNA repair protein RAD52 homolog isoform X5 → MSVTEEAILGGRGSHPSAGGSSVLCFGQCQYTAEEYQAIQKALRQRLGPEYISSRMAGGGQRVCYIEGHRVINLANEMFGYNGWAHSITQQNVDFVDLNNGKFYVGVCAFVRVQLKLPLEVDLTKAKRQDFEPSVEQARYSSCRQNVTLGPPKPQEVTSPCKPSRSDDPHLVKQEDKAGSSRSLASAMESDATYQRKLRQKQLQQQFREQMEKQQVQLSAPSVEKKNQAAPPALPVKHSTPITVSEPHTEKDFLTDSLGMWDMDPDAGDSDVKPLSRPEPLQTPATPVLKHQVVTWNRTPQDLCHQDPQAKSGPRQLQTHNSNQEITVNCDFYDKNQDLKKRKLDPS
- the RAD52 gene encoding DNA repair protein RAD52 homolog isoform X2, producing the protein MSVTEEAILGGRGSHPSAGGSSVLCFGQCQYTAEEYQAIQKALRQRLGPEYISSRMAGGGQRVCYIEGHRVINLANEMFGYNGWAHSITQQNVDFVDLNNGKFYVGVCAFVRVQLKDGSYHEDVGYGVSEGLKSKALSLEKARKEAVTDGLKRALSFGNALGNCILDKDYLRSLNKLPRQLPLEVDLTKAKRQDFEPSVEQARYSSCRQNVTLGPPKPQEVTSPCKPSRSDDPHLVKQEDKAGSSRSLASAMESDATYQRKLRQKQLQQQFREQMEKQQVQLSAPSVEKKNQAAPPALPVKHSTPITVSEPHTEKDFLTDSLGMWDMDPDAGDSDVKPLSRPEPLQTPATPVLKHQVVTWNRTPQDLCHQDPQAKSGPRQLQTHNSNQEITVNCDFYDKNQDLKKRKLDPS